Below is a genomic region from Sulfitobacter sp. OXR-159.
CCGCGCCAATGCCCTGCCCCGCGCCCCAAATTTCCTTCCACGCTTTGGGCTTGGAGGAGCCAGAACCGAAGTTCATCGAAGAGGCATCCGCCGATGGCAGGTTGTCCGGGTCCATCCCCGCCGCCTCAATCGAAGGTCGCAGGTAGTTGCCCGACACCCCGGTGAAGAGCGAGGAGGTAACGATGTCATCCGCGCCGCCAGCGACGATCATGTCTTTGTAACCCGGCACGGCGTTGGCCTCTCGCGTGGCGATAAAGGCCGACCCCATATAGCCCAAATCCGCCCCCATGGCACGCGCGGCCAAGAGCCCCTCGCCCGTGGCCAAAGCCCCAGAGAGCAGAAGCGGGCCATCGAACCATTCGCGAATTTCGCGGATCAGCGCAAAGGGTGATTGAGGCCCCGCGTGCCCCCCGGCCCCGGCGGCCACGGCGATCAGCCCATCGGCGCCCTTCTCAATCGCCTTCCGGGCAAAGCGGTTGTTAATGATGTCATGCAGGACCACACCGCCACAGGAATGCGCGGCCTCATTCACCTCCACCCGTGCGCCCAGTGAGGTGATCCAGATCGGCACCCGATGCTTTACGCAAATCTCAAGGTCGCGCTCCAACCGGCTGTTGGAGCGGTGCACGATCTGGTTCACCGCAAAAGGCGCCGCAGGCCGGTCCGGGTTCTCTTGATTGTACTTGTCCAAAGCCTCGGTGATCTGGGTCAACCACGTATCGAGCAGCGGCGGCTCGCCCTCGGCCTCGCGGGCATTCAATGCCGGGAAAGACCCGATGATCCCGGCCTTACACTGCGCGATGACCAACTCGGGCCCCGAAAGGATGAACATCGGTGAGGCGACCAGCGGCAGGCGCAGCCCGCGCAGGGCTTGGGGTAGATGGCTGTCGTCACGCATGGGCGGTCTCCGTCTGAGTTTTCGTATGTGTCATGACAATGCTCTTTCAAAAATATTGGG
It encodes:
- a CDS encoding nitronate monooxygenase family protein gives rise to the protein MRDDSHLPQALRGLRLPLVASPMFILSGPELVIAQCKAGIIGSFPALNAREAEGEPPLLDTWLTQITEALDKYNQENPDRPAAPFAVNQIVHRSNSRLERDLEICVKHRVPIWITSLGARVEVNEAAHSCGGVVLHDIINNRFARKAIEKGADGLIAVAAGAGGHAGPQSPFALIREIREWFDGPLLLSGALATGEGLLAARAMGADLGYMGSAFIATREANAVPGYKDMIVAGGADDIVTSSLFTGVSGNYLRPSIEAAGMDPDNLPSADASSMNFGSGSSKPKAWKEIWGAGQGIGAVKQIGGVAELVDRIETEYRTAGVRLAAEFAQ